CCGCCGCCATGGATGGACCAAGCACATAAAGAACGGAACCGTGCCCGGCGACGGCATTCTCGTCAGCCTCCTGATAGGCATCCGGGTAGACACGATCCCAGCAGACATTGAAGGACCGCTCCATCCGATCGTCCGGCTCATCCTGCGAATAGTCCTCGTCGAGACTGAAATCGGCGGCAAATGTGTCCACTGCGGCGCGAGCGCTCTGCTGGAGTGCCGCCAATCCATTTTCCTCACCGAGAAAACAAAGGACATGGCGCGGCTCATATTCGGAGCGGGATTGGGCAAATGCCGGTTTCTTGCCCGATGCCCTGCCAAGAGAGGGCCTCGTCAGCACCAGACCGCCCAGAAGTGCGAGAACGCCGCGACGCCCTGAATTCATCCTATGTCCCCTTGGTTTCTGTCGGCAAGATCAAAGACGTTTTTAACGACATAAACAAGAAGAGCCATCTCGCCCCTGGCCGTCTTCACCAAAAAAGCTTTCGCCACAGCGCCCGGACGCTCCAGCCTATTTTTATCATAGCGAGATTCGGCGTTATAAAGTGCGGCCGCTTGCGCCATTTTGACCTCCGCCAGAAAACCCAGGGGAGGCGCATTTGCTCACGATCAATTCACAGGAAACAGCCGGTCTTTTGCCTTTTGACGGGCTGATCAAGGCGCTTTCCATCGCTTTCGCGGAAGGCTGCGAGATGCCGGTCCGACATCATCACACAATCGACGTGGCAAATGAGGCTGCCGCGACCCTGCTGCTGATGCCGGCGTGGCATGGTGCACAGCGGTCGTCACGTTATCTCGGGATCAAGATCGTGACTGTTTTTCCCGGAAATGCCGCCAGAAACCTGCCGGGGCTGACGTCGACCTACATGCTTTATGACGCCCAGACCGGTATCCAGCTTGCCACGTTGGACGGCAATGTCATCACCGGCCGGCGGACAGTGGCGGCATCCGCACTCGCGGCGGATTATCTGGCGCGCAGGGATGCCAAACGGCTTCTGGTGCTGGGTGCCGGCCGTGTCGCCAGCCTCATTCCGGATGCTTACCGCGCCGTCAGGCCGCTCGATCATGTTGCCGTCTGGGACATAGATCGCGGCAATGCCGAGCGACTGGCGCAGTCGATAGAGGCTTCGGGGCTTGCCGCTTCCGTGGTCGAGGATATTGAAAAGGCGGTCGTCGAGGCTGATATCGTCAGCGCCGCGACGCTCGCCACCATGCCGATCATCAAGGGGGAGTGGCTGCGTCCCGGCACCCATGTCGATCTCATTGGCGGCTTTACGCCCGGCATGCGCGAGGCGGATGACGAGGCCATTCGCCGGGCTTCTGTATTTATCGATACGGAAGAGGCGCTGCACGAGGCTGGCGATCTCGTTCAGCCGATCAAGGCCGGTCTGTTTTCGCAGGAAAACGTCAGGTCGACCCTCGCCGCGCTCTGCAGGGCAAACCGTTTCGTGCGCAGTTCCGACACGGAAATTACGCTTTATAAGGCTGTTGGAACGGCGCTTGCCGATCTTGCCGCCGCAACCATGGTTTATGAAGCTGCAGCTTCAAATGCAGAAAGGTGAGAGACATGGCCAAACGCGAAATCGTGGAAGTGCCGGTGGTTTCAGAGGCGATCCGCCGGCTCGGCGCGCCGACTTCCGCTCTTGTCCGTTCGGGTAACTTCATTGCGACCTGCGGCATGCCGCCGGTGGATATTGAGACGGGCGACATCGTCAAGGGCGATATCGCCGCCCAGACGCGGGCATCGCTTGAAGCGCTCAGGGTGACGTTGGCCGCGGCCGGAGCGACATTCGAGGACGTCATCAAGACCACCATTTATGTGACCGACGGGTCGATGATGGCGACGGTGAACGGGATATACCGCGAATATTTTGCCGGCGGCTTTCCGGCGCGCACCTCGGCGACGATCAAGCCGTGGTCGTTGCCCTTCGATATCGAGATCGAATGCCTCGCCGTCATCTGAAGCGAGGTCGATCCGGGTAGGGCGCGGCGGGCGGATCGGCTCACGCGCTCTGTGCCGCGTCGCTGCCCTAGCACTTAAAATTACTCAGCGCTTTTAAGGCTCCAGCGGCGAAAGCCCATAGACTTTCACGATATCCTCGCCTTTTTCGAGCCTGGCAATGATGCCGGGCTCTTTCGCCTGAATGACGAGCGCTTCTTTTGCCGCCGCCAGCGCGTCGCCGGGCGGCAGGATGCAGACGCCGTTTTCATCGGCCAGCACGATATCGCCATTGTTCACCACCACGCCACCGCAGACGACCGGTGTTGCTATATCGCCGCCACCACCCGGCTTTGTCGTCACCGGCGAACGGCCGCGACACCAGACCGGCAGGCCGGCGCTTCGGATCGCGCCGATATCGGTCACGTAACCGTCGAGGATGACGGCGGAGACGCCACGGGCGAGTGCCGCAGCGGTCATTACCGCGCCCCAGCAGGCATGCCTGTCGTCATTCGGTCGCTCGATGACAAGGATGTCTCCAGGCGTGGCCCGGGAAAGGGCGTGAATAAGCGCCGTTCCGTCATCTCCCGGCAGGCTGACCGTCAGCGCGGGACCGGCCGCGCGGACGCCGTCGATGACGCATTGTATCGCCGGCTCCATGAAACCTTCCGATTTGAAATGGCCGATCGTCGCCGTCTCGACGCCCAAGAGCAGTTCGAGCGCTTCGTTGATTTTGTCGGGATTTTCCATGTGTCTCTCCAAAAGAAAAGACGCCGGCGCGGGCCGGCGTCTTGTGATATGTCGATTGGGATCAGTTGGTTTTGGCCAGGTCGCGCTTCACGGTTTCGGTGAGCGCCAGCAGGGCGACGGCCGAGAGCAGGGCGGAGCCGATCATGTACCAGGCGACGGATGCGCCGCTGCCTGTCACCGAAAGCAGCCAGGTGGTGATGACGGGGGTGAGGGCGCTGCCCAGAACACCCGACAGCATATAGGCGATCGACAGTCCGGAATAACGAACCTTCGTGCCGAAGAGTTCGGCAAGGAAGGTGGCGATCGGGCCGTAATTGGCTGCAAAGGCCGTCATCATCAGCAGGTAACCGACGAGGGCACCGGCAAAGGTGGCCGTATCCATCAACCAGAACATCGGGAAGGCGACGAGCGCTTCGGCGAGAATACCGCCGAGGATAACCGGCCGGCGGCCGATCTTATCGGAAAGCAGGCCGAAGAGCGGCAGAAGGAAGATACACGCCGTGCAGGAAATCAGCACGATGATCAGCATTTCGTTGCGGGCGATGTTAAGCGCCTGGGTGCCGTAGCTCAGGCCGAAGGCGACGATGAGATTGAAGGACGAGCCGGTGGACATGGTGGCGATGCCGCCGAGAACGACTGTCTTCCAGGATTTCGAGAGCAGTTCGATGAACGGCATGCGTACCGTCGCCTCTTCCGTTTTCACCTTGGCGAAGGACGGCGTTTCGGCGGTATTGAGGCGAATATAAGCACCCACGCCCACCAGCAGAATGCTGACGAGGAATGGAATGCGCCAGCCCCAGGAAATGAGATCCTCGGGCGACATGAGGAAGCCGATGGAGAGGAAAGCGAGGTTTGCAATCAGGGTGCCGGCCGGAACGCCGATCTGCACCCACGATCCGTAAAGGCCACGCCGGTTCTGCGGTGCATGTTCGACGGCCATCAACACCGCGCCGCCCCATTCGCCGCCGAGCGCCAGACCCTGCACGACGCGTAGCGCCAGAAGCAGAATGGGAGCCCAGACGCCGATCTGGTTGTAATTGGGCAGAAGGCCGATAGCGAAAGTCGCGACACCCATCATCACGAGCGATACGAGCAGCATCGATTTGCGGCCGATCCGGTCGCCGAAGTGGCCAAAAAGCGCGGCGCCGACGATGCGGGCGAGATAGGCCGAGGCGAAGGTGCCGAACGCCAGAAGCGTGCCGACAATCGCATCGAAGCTCGGAAAGAAGACCTTGTTGAAGACCAGCGCGGAAGCGGTGGCGAAGACGAAAAGATCGTACCATTCGACGGTGGTGCCGATGACGCTTGCGACGGCAATCCGGCGAACATTGACCGGTTGTTGTTTTCCGACGGCGCCCATGAGAGCGGTTTCCCCTTGCATGAACATTCCCCTTTTATGTTGCTGTGAAGGAAAACGGGGAAACGACGAAGCGGAACCGGATGCATGCCGAGGCATGAGCCTATGGGCATCCCTTGCGGAGAAACCGTTTCTGGTCTTCTCCGTCAATTCGATACGCCGCGATGTTCCCCTGTTTTGCGCAATGATGGAAAACGGGGAGGCTCCCGACAAATAGATAATGCAGATTTCTTCCATAGAGCCGCGCTATAGACCAAATCATGGGCATGTTCCGAAATGTCGATCTCACCCACGGATTTTGAAATAGATAATGAAATCATGGTAATATCGCGGTTTCGGTTTTTGTTTGCCGGCCGGTTGCGCAGTCTCTGCCTGTCTTTTGACCGGCTGAATTTTCTTTTTTGGCGGGGAAAAATGCCATTCTTATTCTAAGTATTGAATCTATCTATTTTTGAATTTTCCGGTTTGGTCTTATCCCCTTTGCCATCATTCCACGGATTGAGAAGAGGTCGTGTGCGGGCTGCCGGCCACGCCGGGGCATTGCCGCAGCGAACCCATAACAGGGGACCGAAATGAAGAATTTGAGCAATATCCGGCCGGACATGTCACGCCTGTGGGCGACGTTGATGCGCTCCGCCGAAATCGGCGCGACTGAAAAGGGCGGCCTGAAGCGGCTTGCGCTTTCCGATGAGGACGCGGCGATGCGCCGCCAGTTCATTGACTGGTGCGAAGAGGCAGGCCTGACCATACGGATCGACGCCGTGGGCAATATCTTCGCCGAGCGCGCCGGAACCGACCCGGATGGCAAGCCTGTTCTCGTCGGCAGCCATCTCGACACCCAGGTTCACGGCGGCCGTTTCGACGGTATTCTCGGCGTGCTTGCCGGGCTGGAGCTTGTGCGCACCCTGAACGATCATGCGCTCACGACACGCCGGCCGATCACGCTTGTGAACTGGACCAATGAAGAGGGTGCCCGCTTCGAACCGCCGATGATCGGCTCGGCAGTGTTTACCGGGGCGAAGGCGGCGGAATTCGCCTATTCCCGCAAGGACCGCGACGGCCATACGCTGGGTGGTGAGCTGGAACGCATCGGCTACAGGGGCAAGGACGCCGTTTCGGCGGAGGCCTTCGATAGTCTTTTCGAGCTGCATATCGAGCAGGGGCCGAGGCTTGAAGCGGCCGAAAAGCAGCTCGGCATCGTGACCGGGGCCTTTGGTGTGCGCGGTTTCGTGGTGGAAGTGCATGGCGAAACCGGCCATGTCGGACCGACGCCGATGCCGGCGCGCAAGAACGCGCTGGTGGGTGCTGCGGAAGTGACGCTGGCGATCAACGAGATCGGCTGGGCCAATCACGAAACGGGCGGCAAGTCCACGACGATGCGCATCAGGGCGGAACCCAATCTCCTCGGCGCGCTGCCGAACTTCGTGGAAATGACCTGCGACATGCGCCACCCCGACGACGCCGTGGTCAGCACCATGTTCGCGGCCTTCAAGGCGAAGCTTCCCGAACTGGAAGACCGGTCACGCTGCAAGATCGTTGTCAAGGAAGGCTGGGAATATGGTGGTATGCATTTCGATGCCGACTGTATCGAACTCATTCGCAACGCCACCGGCGCCTTCGGTTATTCCTCGATGGACCTCCTTACCGAGGCCGGACATGACGCCATGCATGTTGCCGACTATCTGCCGACGGCGATGATCTTCACCCCGTGCGAGGGCGGTCTTTCCCACAATGAGGCGGAAAATGTCACGATCGCCGATATCGAGCCCGGCGTGAACGTGCTGGTTCAAGCTGTGCTGGAACGTGCGAACCGCGCCGACTGAGATGAAAAATCAATGGGATGGCGAAAGGTTTTCATGCCTTTTGCCATCCTTTTTTATTCGCCGCCGGTTTCCAGAAGGGCTGCTGCTGCCTGGGCGTCGAAAAGCTCGTTTTCGAAAATCGTCAGAAAGGCCCGCTCGGCACCGCCCAGTTCCATATCCGGATTACGCAGGAAATAGGCGTCTGCACCCAGGGAATCCTGAAGCAGCGGTATCTGCCAGATCTCATCTTCGGCAACGCCGCGCGCAGCGTCCACCGGCAGAATTCCGACCCCGATGCCGGCGATGATCATCCGCCGGACTTCTTCCATATGCGGGCTGGAGCCGACGGTCCATTTGCCAAGTCCGACACCGTCGCGTAGCGCGATCATCGGTTCAAGTGCGCCGCCTTCCTGGCTGCAGGTGAAGGCGACGAAGGCCTCCTGCCGCAATTCTTCCATGGTGATGTCACCACGGCCGTAAAAGGGATGCGAGGCGCCGCAATAAATCCCGAATGTTTCCCTGAGCAGGAATTTGCAATCCATTCCGGCAAGCGGTTTCGGCAGCAGGCAAATGCCGAAAGCGGCCTGTTTCTGGCCGATGGCGCGAACGATATCCTGCGTATTGGCGACATCGATGCGAATGGTGACGGACGGATGGCGCCGCCGCAGCTGGCGAAGCGCCTGATCGAGTTGCGGGAGAACGAGATTGGTGACGATCAGGACGCGGATCTGGCCCGTCAGATCATCCGCTTCCGTCGACAGTTTTTCGCCGATGCGCTCGACGCGCAGGAAGATTTCGGCGCATTCCTGGCGCAGCATTTCGCCCTGTACCGTGAGCACGAAACGGCGGCTGTCACGCTGGATCAGCTGGCACCCCAGTGTTTCCTCCAGCTTCTGCAAGGCGGCCGTGACGGAGGGCTGGCGCACGAAGAGCCGGTTGGCGGCCCGCGTAATGCTGCCCTCCTCGACGATGACCAGAAAGGTCCGCAGCAAGTTCCAGTTCAGATGCTGGATGCGGGGGGCATAACGTGACAACGACGCGTTCCTCGAATGAATTGCGGGCTGCACCTTATAGCCATTTTCTCCGGCGAAAAACGGTTGCCGGTTTTAAAAACAGCACGTTTTGCCGGCCCAATGGATTTTATTCCTCCACCGGCCCCGTCTCGCCGCCCGCCTCACGCTCCGGCGGCCGTGCGGCACGTGATGCAGCGGGATAAGCGCCCGCCATGCTGGCGAACTGGATGTCGTTTTGTGCAAAGGCGTCCTTCAGCATCGAATAGGCTTTCCGGCGCACCATCGAAGATTGGCCGCCTGCGCGCAGCATCATGCCGAAGCCGAGCGTCATGCCGTATTCACCGAATTGCTCCACGCCTTTCAGCTTGACGGTCTCGATCAGGAACGGTCCGAATTCGGGGTCTTCCTTCAGCGCCCTGCCGATTTCCTTGGTGATGGCTTTGACCTTGGCGATGTCGGTATCGAAGGCGACGGTGACCATGAATTTGTCGATCGACCAGTCACGGCTCATGTTTTCGACGGCGCCGAGCGATCCGAACGGTACGGTGAAGATCGGCCCGCGATGGTGCCGCAGTTTGACCGAGCGAATGCTGAAGGATTCGACGGTGCCGCGATAGGAGCCGCTCTGGATATATTCACCGACGCGGAAGGCGTCGTCGATCATGTAGAAGACGCCGCTGATGATGTCCTTGACCAGCGTTTGCGAACCGAAACCGATGGCGATGCCGAAAATGCCGGCGCTTGCCAGCAGCGGCCCGATATTGACGCCGAGTTCAGACAGCGCCGTCATGACCGCGACGGCGGCAATGATGATGCCGAGCATGTTGCGAAGGATCGGCAGAATGGTCAAGAGCCGGTCATCCTGCGGCTGGCCGCCCGGTTGGTCGGGTGCCGGAGCGCTCAGTTCCAGCCGCCGCGCGATCATCGATTTGATGGCGATCCAGACGAGATCGGCAAGAAGCAGGATCAGCGCCCCGTGCAGGATGCCAACGACGATCGAGGTCAGCAAAGTGCCATCGGGCAGGGAATCCGGATGGGCGCGGACGAGGAAGATCAGCCACACTATCGCGGTTCCGACGATGGCGAGCCGCATGCCGCGCTCGGCCAGAACCGGGCGAAGGTCGCTCTCTCCATAGCCGCCTATATCGGTCGCGAGTTTTCGCGCGGCGATGCCGAGCGTGGTGGCGAGGCCGGGCAGAACGAGCGCATAAAGCCCGATCCAGAACAGGACGCCGGCTCCGGCGAGCCGCAGCCCGAAGAGAATGATTAGGCCGAAGATCAGCGCGACGTCGATCGCCCTTGTGCGTTCCGAACCCAGCTCGCCGCCGGGGCGCCGCCAGATCCAGATGCCGGCGAGCAGGAACAGGAAGCCCACCATGGCGGCGGATAATAGCCCGAGCGTGTCGCGTGGGACACCGAGATTTTCCAGTGTCCGGAGCAGTGCCCAGAAAATCCCGGCAAGCGTCAGCAGCCATGTCCAGCGGACAATCCAGAAATCGCGCCGGACATTGGCCTCACGGCCGACGACCTGCCGCAGCAGCCCGGTGAAGGCAAAAAGCAGGGGCAGAATGACGCTGAGCGCAAGCCAGGGCAACAGAACGGCGCTCAGCAGGGGTGGCCACTGGATGGCAAGGAAAACGGTTACGGCGACAAGGCCATAACCGAGGACCGGAAGGAGTTTTCGCGACACGACAGTCGAGGCTTGCTTGCCGATATCCGCGCCGTTTTTGCGGGATGCCTGCATCACGATGATCCGGTTCGTGGCGATGCCGCCGGCAATGCCTGCGCCGAACAGGATCAGCATGTGCAGCAGGAAGACGAAGGAACCATAAGTGCCGATCTCGTCGCCAAGCTTTGCCACCGCGGACGTTAGTTGTGTCGATATGACGGGCAGGTCGCCCGCAATTCGGGCCAAATGTTCCCGTCGTTTGCTCGCCCACTCGTCGAGATCGCTCAACTGGCTCTGTGGCGTCAGTTGCGGCGAGGGTTCAGCCCCTCTCGCGGCAAGCTTTTGTGTGAGCAGCGCACGAACATCATCCTGTCCGAGAAGCTGCAGCAACTGGTCGACCTTCTGCTCCGTCGTCGGTTGCGGGGAGGGTGCTTGTACGGGGGGCGGCAGTTCCTGTGCGGAAAGGCCGGCGGTGCCCAGCCCGAAAAGCGTGATGACGGTGCAAGCAATCGATTTCAAAATGTAGGGAAAGGTGGTCATCGATCCGCTCCGCACCATCCAGGGAGATGCCGGGCATCGCGCGAGCGCGCCAGTTCCATCGCTTCCGCGACAGCGTCTTCGAAGGAATGCCGCAGCTCTTTGTGGTCAACCCGGCGCCGCAGGAAATCCGCCCAGAGAAATTCGCTGAAAGGCGCCTCGATCTTGGCAAAACCGCCGGCGTCGCGCACGGCGCCGGCCAGCGAGCGGAAAGGGTCGTCTTCGAGGTCCACGATCCGTTTGGGAAGATCGTTCGTGGGGCGGCGTACGCCGTCCGCATCGAAGGGATAAACGAGGCTGCGGTGGTCCATAACCGACCAGAATTCCTGCCTGCCGAGATGGGAGAGATCGGCAACGATGCTCGTCAGCACATGTTTCACCCCTTCATTGTGCAAAGCCAGGGCGAGGTGGTGATGATCGACAAGGTAAAGGCGCTGCTTGTAGCCGACAACAACGGGAACCATGTGGTGACCGAGGAAGTCGGCCCCCTTTTCCGCCTGGATGGCGGCCCATTGCCGGCGCTTGGTTTCAACCTCCCGCAGGCCGACGGTCATCTGGGTTGGCCTGAGCGAGAGGATTTC
This portion of the Agrobacterium tumefaciens genome encodes:
- a CDS encoding RraA family protein, with the protein product MENPDKINEALELLLGVETATIGHFKSEGFMEPAIQCVIDGVRAAGPALTVSLPGDDGTALIHALSRATPGDILVIERPNDDRHACWGAVMTAAALARGVSAVILDGYVTDIGAIRSAGLPVWCRGRSPVTTKPGGGGDIATPVVCGGVVVNNGDIVLADENGVCILPPGDALAAAKEALVIQAKEPGIIARLEKGEDIVKVYGLSPLEP
- a CDS encoding MHS family MFS transporter, producing the protein MFMQGETALMGAVGKQQPVNVRRIAVASVIGTTVEWYDLFVFATASALVFNKVFFPSFDAIVGTLLAFGTFASAYLARIVGAALFGHFGDRIGRKSMLLVSLVMMGVATFAIGLLPNYNQIGVWAPILLLALRVVQGLALGGEWGGAVLMAVEHAPQNRRGLYGSWVQIGVPAGTLIANLAFLSIGFLMSPEDLISWGWRIPFLVSILLVGVGAYIRLNTAETPSFAKVKTEEATVRMPFIELLSKSWKTVVLGGIATMSTGSSFNLIVAFGLSYGTQALNIARNEMLIIVLISCTACIFLLPLFGLLSDKIGRRPVILGGILAEALVAFPMFWLMDTATFAGALVGYLLMMTAFAANYGPIATFLAELFGTKVRYSGLSIAYMLSGVLGSALTPVITTWLLSVTGSGASVAWYMIGSALLSAVALLALTETVKRDLAKTN
- a CDS encoding RidA family protein, yielding MAKREIVEVPVVSEAIRRLGAPTSALVRSGNFIATCGMPPVDIETGDIVKGDIAAQTRASLEALRVTLAAAGATFEDVIKTTIYVTDGSMMATVNGIYREYFAGGFPARTSATIKPWSLPFDIEIECLAVI
- a CDS encoding chromosome partitioning protein ParB, which codes for MPNNLEPHLSPVEILSLRPTQMTVGLREVETKRRQWAAIQAEKGADFLGHHMVPVVVGYKQRLYLVDHHHLALALHNEGVKHVLTSIVADLSHLGRQEFWSVMDHRSLVYPFDADGVRRPTNDLPKRIVDLEDDPFRSLAGAVRDAGGFAKIEAPFSEFLWADFLRRRVDHKELRHSFEDAVAEAMELARSRDARHLPGWCGADR
- a CDS encoding Zn-dependent hydrolase: MKNLSNIRPDMSRLWATLMRSAEIGATEKGGLKRLALSDEDAAMRRQFIDWCEEAGLTIRIDAVGNIFAERAGTDPDGKPVLVGSHLDTQVHGGRFDGILGVLAGLELVRTLNDHALTTRRPITLVNWTNEEGARFEPPMIGSAVFTGAKAAEFAYSRKDRDGHTLGGELERIGYRGKDAVSAEAFDSLFELHIEQGPRLEAAEKQLGIVTGAFGVRGFVVEVHGETGHVGPTPMPARKNALVGAAEVTLAINEIGWANHETGGKSTTMRIRAEPNLLGALPNFVEMTCDMRHPDDAVVSTMFAAFKAKLPELEDRSRCKIVVKEGWEYGGMHFDADCIELIRNATGAFGYSSMDLLTEAGHDAMHVADYLPTAMIFTPCEGGLSHNEAENVTIADIEPGVNVLVQAVLERANRAD
- a CDS encoding ornithine cyclodeaminase family protein; translated protein: MLTINSQETAGLLPFDGLIKALSIAFAEGCEMPVRHHHTIDVANEAAATLLLMPAWHGAQRSSRYLGIKIVTVFPGNAARNLPGLTSTYMLYDAQTGIQLATLDGNVITGRRTVAASALAADYLARRDAKRLLVLGAGRVASLIPDAYRAVRPLDHVAVWDIDRGNAERLAQSIEASGLAASVVEDIEKAVVEADIVSAATLATMPIIKGEWLRPGTHVDLIGGFTPGMREADDEAIRRASVFIDTEEALHEAGDLVQPIKAGLFSQENVRSTLAALCRANRFVRSSDTEITLYKAVGTALADLAAATMVYEAAASNAER
- a CDS encoding mechanosensitive ion channel family protein produces the protein MTTFPYILKSIACTVITLFGLGTAGLSAQELPPPVQAPSPQPTTEQKVDQLLQLLGQDDVRALLTQKLAARGAEPSPQLTPQSQLSDLDEWASKRREHLARIAGDLPVISTQLTSAVAKLGDEIGTYGSFVFLLHMLILFGAGIAGGIATNRIIVMQASRKNGADIGKQASTVVSRKLLPVLGYGLVAVTVFLAIQWPPLLSAVLLPWLALSVILPLLFAFTGLLRQVVGREANVRRDFWIVRWTWLLTLAGIFWALLRTLENLGVPRDTLGLLSAAMVGFLFLLAGIWIWRRPGGELGSERTRAIDVALIFGLIILFGLRLAGAGVLFWIGLYALVLPGLATTLGIAARKLATDIGGYGESDLRPVLAERGMRLAIVGTAIVWLIFLVRAHPDSLPDGTLLTSIVVGILHGALILLLADLVWIAIKSMIARRLELSAPAPDQPGGQPQDDRLLTILPILRNMLGIIIAAVAVMTALSELGVNIGPLLASAGIFGIAIGFGSQTLVKDIISGVFYMIDDAFRVGEYIQSGSYRGTVESFSIRSVKLRHHRGPIFTVPFGSLGAVENMSRDWSIDKFMVTVAFDTDIAKVKAITKEIGRALKEDPEFGPFLIETVKLKGVEQFGEYGMTLGFGMMLRAGGQSSMVRRKAYSMLKDAFAQNDIQFASMAGAYPAASRAARPPEREAGGETGPVEE
- a CDS encoding LysR family transcriptional regulator; this translates as MSRYAPRIQHLNWNLLRTFLVIVEEGSITRAANRLFVRQPSVTAALQKLEETLGCQLIQRDSRRFVLTVQGEMLRQECAEIFLRVERIGEKLSTEADDLTGQIRVLIVTNLVLPQLDQALRQLRRRHPSVTIRIDVANTQDIVRAIGQKQAAFGICLLPKPLAGMDCKFLLRETFGIYCGASHPFYGRGDITMEELRQEAFVAFTCSQEGGALEPMIALRDGVGLGKWTVGSSPHMEEVRRMIIAGIGVGILPVDAARGVAEDEIWQIPLLQDSLGADAYFLRNPDMELGGAERAFLTIFENELFDAQAAAALLETGGE